AAAAAGTGGAGGATACCCAGATTTTACACTTTCAGTCTGGTCTATTGATTTGGCAAGATGGATAACTGATGCTGAGATTAATGATGTTGATTGGTTTTCAAATTATTCGCCGTTGGAAGGAATCGAAAATTATCGTGGATATAATACAACAGGCATTATAAAATTATCAAATGGAGCAGTCGGAACCTTGCATTACTGTGCAACGGTTGCATCAGGATTAGGAACTAGTAGATTGGAGATTTTTGGCGATAATACTAATGTTCTGGAGGCAAAATGGAACAATCATCTAAAAATATCAGGAGCATCATCAGAATTAGAATGGAATTTCAAAGAAAAAGGTACTAGAGTCTGGGGTCACTATCAGATCGATTCGCATTTTGTGGATTGTATCCTGCAAAAAAAGAAACCGGAAGTAACAGTTGAGGATGCTGTTAAGGCGCAAACCATAGCTTCTAAAATGATAAAATAAATTAAAATTTTAAACACTAAGCGCTAGAAGATAGAGTATGACTTTCGAATGTCTTCTGGTGCCTCAATTACTTTGATTCCTTTCATGCCCTTCAATTTTTCTGTGTTCTCGATATCTATATCTCTCATAATGAGTGTTTTTTCTTCACCTGTAGGTAGTAGAGTAGTTGTTTTACCAGGTTTTTGATCTACTGGTAGAATTATTATTTCTATACCTCCCTTTTGAGCTTGAGCTACTGCATTAGTTATCAAAGTATCTGCTATTCCATGTACTATTTTTGCCACAGTATTTGCTGTCGCAGGAGCTACTAGTAAACTATTATACTTACCAACCTGCAAAGGTCCAGCAATAAATGGGCTATTTGCATTGTATTCGAATAACACTCTTTTAGATATCTTCTCAATGCGTTCGCTTAACTTATACCAATTTACAACCATCTTGGCAGCTTTGGATAGACAAGTTGTTATCTCTACTTTACCTGTATCAACCAATTTCTCTAATTCTTCAGTAACCTCTGGTAGTAAATCGCCGGAACCTGTTATTCCCCATACTATCTTTATCATTAAGAAGATCCCATTCCATTAACTTTTCATTATTTCCAACATCTTGGCTAATCTATCGACCATTTTATAGATGCTTTTTAATCCTACTGAATCTTCTTTTGCACCTTCTACCATTTTGTCTTTTGACCAAATTGTGCCTCCCAAATTCGCTCCAAAAGCGCCACCACCGACAGGTATCATTTCGTTTATTATAAAAAAATCCATTATTGTCTTAATAGAAGGTTCTTGACCTCCTACGCGATCGCCACCAACGGCTATCGCACCTCCGATCTTATTCTTTAATATGCTAGGATTTTTTGCAGATATCGCCCTACAACGATCAAGAATAGTTTTTGTCTGTGCACTTAGATTTCCCTGATAAACGGGTGTACCGATTATCCATGCATTAGCATTCTCCATCATTGAATAAATTTTCGCAAGATCGTCTTTGAAAACACAGCCTTTCTTTGTTTTTACACAATGGTCACAATGAATACAAAATTTTACTTCCTTACCAGCTACTGTAAAATATTCCGTTCTTAAATTATGTTTGTCCTCTGCCCATTTCAAAGCAGCTTTTACCACAAAATCTGTGGAAGCTATACGAGGACTTCCACAAATGCCTAAAAGGAGCATCTTATTTTCCATAAAGAACTATTCCTTTTATTTAGAACAAGTTCGACTATTATTTCAGATTACAAAATTTCCTATCTATCCATTACACTAATTACCGTTTATCAATCTACCGTTGTTCTGGAGTTTTTCTTTGACTTCAGTTAGGTTAAGTTTCTCCAAATTACCAGTAGTCTGCCAACCAGTTTTAACATCCCATCCATGTAAACTATAATATTCATCAAGCATCCTATCGTAGGATACCTTATCTATTATGCAATCCTTTTTTGGCCCTGAGCGAATTGGTTCTTGCATAAATCTGGCAGGAGGATAATCATCTGAACGTTTAAAACCTGCATGTATCGTATTGAAAGCTTTTTCAACATTACGAACTCTTTGACCAACTAATATTAACTCACTCGTACTCAATGATACTCCTGTAGCTTTGGAGAATAAGGACGAAATATCCTCTGGTCCCAGCAAATCGCTATTGCTCCATACAGTCGCAAAATAGCAAATTCCCATCATATCTACAATTGCTTTGAATCTCTCAAACCAAAAAACCTTTTCTGCTTTAGAATTTGGTGATGTAGGATCCCCTGCACCTGGGGTTTTATGAGATTGAAAAGCACCATCTAGATGGCCTCCACCTCTTGCAGCTGTTGAACACCCTAAAGCCCATCCTAGATCTGATCTCATTGCTTCAATCGAATCCTGTCCTTTAATATGCGAAATATAATTCTCAGATCCCTTGCCAATAATTTCGGATGCACGCTTTGAACCTTCAGCGAGAATTTTGCCAAAACCTTCCTTTTTGGCAATTTTGTTAAGCAATTCAGTTACTACTTCTGTATTTCCCCATTCTAACCTTAGACCGTTGGTATCATCTGTTCCAATTATACCTTTTTCAAATAGCTCAAAAGCCCATGATATTGGGGCTGAAGAGTTGTCAATATCCAATCCGAGTTCAGTGCACAAAGCGTTTATTCTTATCAATGCCTCAGGATCATCGATGTCCAGTTTTCCAGTAAAGTCCCAATCCACATTTAATTGAAATCCTTCGCTATGAAGCTTTTGATTATCTCCATATTCAATTCTGTATAAGTGGCTACAGTAGATAGGACAATTAAAACAAGCTAGCTTTCTTATCTCATATTTTTCGTTCAATAGATCTTGCTTTACTTTTTCAGCTTTTTCTAAACTCAAAAAATCATCTTGAAAGTTTCTAACTCCCAAAAATCCAAGTTCGTTTGAAGCTGAAAGAAATGCTCTAGTCCCAAAAGTCCTTCTCATCTCAGTAGACTTGTTCTGATCAATTTTATACCAGACTCTATTGACTTCACTCATGAACTTTTCTGGTTCGGCTAATTCCACACCGCCTGTTCCTCTTATAGCTATGGCTTTGAGCTTCTTTGATCCCATTATTGCACCGATTCCACCTCGTCCTGCAGCACGACCTCGGTCAGCAATTATACAAGCTGGTTTTGCCAGATTTTCACCAGCTATTCCAATTGAAGCCACTCTTAAATTTTTATCAGCCAGATCTTTTCTCAATATTTGTTCTGTTTCCCAAGTATTTTTTCCCCATAGATGCTTTGCATCCCTTATTTCAGCTTCTTCATCTTTGATTAAAATATACTTAGGACTCTTGGAGGCTCCCTCTATAATTATGAAATCAAAACCAGCGAATTTTAATTCTGGACCTATATGTCCACCACAATTAGACGATAACACCCCTCCTGTATACAGATTTTTTGTATCTATACTGGTTCTGCAAGAGGCAGGAGCCATTGTTCCAGTGAGTGGACCTGTACTAACAATCAATAAATTTTCAGGATGAAGGGGTGGAATTTTTGAACGCAAATGCCTGAAAAGCATCCACTGACCAACTCCTCTCCCACCAATATATTCCTTATTGATACTAGTAGAGGAATTGGTTTTTGTCTCGTTTTTGGTTAAATCTATTCTTAGAAATTTACCTATCCATCCATTGACTGCCAAATTTCCTCTCCTTATTCATTTTGCAAAACAAGAGCGCCGGCTGAGCAGTATTTAATGCATAGAGGCTCATCTTTTCCTTTGCAAAGATTGCATTCATTATTTATTGAAATATCCATACCATTAGATTCCACATCAAAATAGACTTTGATTAGGGATTTGCTTGGTTGATGGATTCCCAGTTTACCATATGAGCAAGCTATTTCACAAGATCTACAGCCAGTACAGACATCTTCCCTTATAGAGATTCTTTTTATCAAATTCAGCCCTCTCTTTTTTTTAGTATGAGCTAATAATTAAAGCGGTCATAGGTAATATTTTGATATGAGGGAGCACTATTTCTTTTTTTTATAATATTTATATCTGTATTGAATTATAAGATTGAATAAACATTCCAACTTGGTTGATTTTAATGAGAATTATGAATAAGCTTATGAAAAAGGAATTTATCATAATAACGTTTCTTATTCTATCATTAACCTTAATCATTGATTTCAAAGAGCTTAATGCACAACCGCCCTTACTAGTCTATGTTTCTACAAATAAAGCTGCATATTCTCCAGGTGAAGATGTCGTATTAAAAGTAGAGGTTAGGGAGACAGATGGAGTTACTAGAGTTTCAGGAGCTGATGTATGGATTGGTTTAGTTCCGCCACCTGGTCCTGCTATTGCTTTTCCTGCAGCAGAAATTGGAATTCAACCTGGTGATTATTTTTACACTTACAGTCTATCACCTAGTGAAGCATCAGGAACCTGGAGCGTCTCTGCTCAAGCCTCAAAAATGGGCTTTTCAGATGGAAGTGACTCAACCTCTTTTCAAGTTGTCGGCGGCGGTCCACCGACATATGTAACAGACTGGAAGATTTATGGTCCGGGAGTCTCACCACCTAATCCAACTACTGAGGACTTTGTAAAATGTTTCGCTTGGATCGAGATAAAAAGCACGATAAATCCATTGCCACAACAAGTGGATGTAATATGTATAGTTGATGGAATGCCTGTAGGGGGCGGTTCAATAGAGATAAATTCCATAAACGCTTGGCAAGTTTATACCCCGGTTAAGAAATATTCACCAGGCCTACACACAGGTACTTGGATCGTTGATCCTGATATGAAAGCGGATAATACTGATAGATCAGATAATGAAGTAAATTTCCAATTTACTGTAGCACCACCTGCACCTGGATTCGACTTTACATTTACTACTTCCACTCATAGCCAAACTGTACCAGCTGGGGAAAATGCATTATATGTAATCACTGCAGAACATATTAGCGGACCTCCAGAGTCCATAAATCTACATGCTGAGGGAATTCCACCAGGTGCTTCGCATACACTAATACCAAATGCGGGAACCCCAACCTTTAGCACTACTTTAACTATTCAAACTACCGAACATGTATCCATAGGGACTTTTCCTATAACTATCATAGGTGAAGGAGCAGGAGTATCAAAAACCTTAAGCGTTACACTGATTATTGAAAGCTCTGAAGAATCTGATTTTGAATTATCTGTTGTTCCAACAGAGCAATCAGCTACACATCAACAATCGATCAACTTCATGGTCTCTGTAATTGGACAAGGTGGTTTTAATTCCGAAGTGAATTTAGCAGTTTCTGGAGTCCCATCAGGAATTCAAACTTCATTTACTCCCACAAGTGGAGTGACAGATCTATCATCTACTCTAAGACTGGATATAACAAAAGCAGTTGAACCTGGAGTCTATGCGTTGACGATATATGCATCTGGTGGTGGTATAACTAAATCAACTATGATAGAACTTGAGGTTCAGAAAGCGCCTTTAACTGAAACTCCCCCTTCAATAACTCCAACTGATGGAGTATCATCGATTTGGAATTTACTAGCCGGACAAAACTATCTGATAATACTTCTAATGGCTGTGATTATAATCCTAGCAGTAGCTTTACTTTTGAAGGGTCGCAAACAAGAATAAATACGAATTACAAGTTAATCTGGTGGATAAATCAACAATTAGATATTAACTACCTGACATAACTCCAATATTTTTTATTTTACAGATTCTTAATTTGAGCTATTTTCAGGTAAGACTTTACCAGGATTGAGTATGTTTTTTGGATCGAATATTTTTTTGATTGCCTTCATAAGTTCTATCTCTTCTTGACTTAAGCTGTAATGGAGATCATTAATCTTCTGGATTCCAATACCGTGTTCTGCCGTTATCGCACCGTTTAAACTCCTTCCAGCTTCAAAAATTTCTTTTTTAATCTGTTCATATTTTTGCCTCCAATCATCGCCAAGACCTTTTTTCATTATGTGCACGTGCACATTTCCATCACCAGCATGTCCATAAACTGGAAGATTTACCTTGTTTTTTGAGGAGGTAATTTTAACTTTCTCTACAAATTCAGCTATTTTGCTAGGAGGAACAGCAACATCAAACAGATCTATCATCTCTGGCTTTAATCCTTCATATAGATTGCTTCTGATTCGCATTATCACGTCCTGTTCTTTTTTCTTGTCAGCAAGCAATACATCCTTTGCTCCATTCTCTTCTCCGACTGCAGCTATTTTTTCGCATACTGAATAAAGCTCATCTTTTTCATTCCCTACAACTACAACCATCAAAAAAGCTTGGCCTTTGGCAGGCCAGACCTCCCCTAACATTTTCTCAGTAGGGGTTATACCCTCTCTCTCAACATATTCCAACCCCAGTGGTATTTCACCAGTTCTTAGAAGTTTGGGCACAGTTGATATTGCACTATTAACATCCTCATATTCCATAAGTAGAATCATCATTTCTTTTGGTTTGGGAAGTAGCCTTAAGGTCACTTTTGTAAATATTGCAAGAGTTCCCTCACTTCCTATCAGAAGCTGAAGGAGGTTATAACCAGTATTATCTTTGAGTAATTTTCCTGATAGATTGACTATTTTTCCTGTAGGTAACACAACTTCAGCGCCTTTAACAAAATTCCTCATAACTCCATATTTGACCGTCCTCACTCCTCCAGCGTTAGTTGCGATAGCGGCACCTATATGTGCGCTCTCATCACCAGGATGAGGGGGGAAGAATAGATCTATATCTTCTAACGCTTCATAGATCTTCATAAGTGGAACCCCAGATTCTACAGTCATCATCAGATCATTTTCATCGATCTCAATGATCTTATCCAATCTATCCAAGCTAAGAACAATTCCACCCTTTATTGGAACTGCTCCTCCACTAAGCCCTGTACCAGCTCCTCTAGGAGTAACAGGGACAAGGTTCTCATAAGCCAGCTTGAGTACTTTTGCAACTTCTTCGCTGTTTCCAGGCTTCAATACTATATCTGGCATTTGGGTTATTGCAACGTATGTAGCGGTTTCATCATGTGAAAAATCTTCTAATTCCGAGCCTTTTTCAATAATATTCTCTTTACCTACAATTTGTCTGAGATTTTCAAGTAGTTTGGGAGTTATCTTGCCATACAAGTCGCAACCAACACCTCAATTGACTTATACGTAATGCAGAAAGTTAGATTTTAAGGATTCTTTCTCTTATATAGATCGCTTGCTTGAATGTTTATAAATAATCTAGCTGACAGTGATAGTTATGTTGAACGGAGAACTCGTTAAAAGTATTACCTCTGATGGAATTGAAGCGCCCGCGCTTTCAAAAATAATATACTCTTAGATTAATCAGCTAATTCTATAAAGAATAGAACTTATGCTTGCCAAGTTGTGCTGACTATGGATATTATTGTTTGTATAAAACAAGTACCGGAAACTACAGAAGTAAAGATCGATCCTGAAACAAAGACTTTGGTCAGAGAAGGTGTCCCATCAGAAATCAATCTTTTAGATTTGCATGCGATAGAAGAGAGCCTTAGAATTCGAGAAAAATTTGGTGGCAAAGTTATTGTAATAAGTATGGGTCCACCTCAAGCAGAGGAGGCCATTAGGGATGCTTTGGCAATGGGTTGTGATGATGGATTATTGATTAGCGATAATGCTTTTGCTGGTTCTGACACCCTAGCAACATGGTATGCATTAGCACTAGGAATAAAAAAGATTGGTTATTATGATTTGGTCATATGTGGAATGAAAACTACTGATGGTGATACTGGTCAAGTTGGCCCTGGATTAGCCCAAGGACTTGGGATAGCCCACGTTGCTTATGTCAGCAAAATTGAGGAGATATCTGAAAGCCACATAGTTGTAAATAAGATGGTTGAGGATGGTACTGAAGTTATAAAATGTCCATTGCCTTGCCTTTTAACTGTGTTGAAAGGGATAAACGAACCAAGACTTCCTTCTTTAAAATTGAAGATTAAAGCAAGAAAATTTCCAATAAAGACTTGGGGTCCAAAAGAACTTAGCGGAGAGTTATCCAGATATGGTTTAGATGGATCACCTACCCAGGTTGTGGAAGTTTTCAATCCTGAACCTCCTGAGAAAGGGGAGATGATTAGTGGGACACCGCAAGTTCAAGCAGATAAACTCTTCAACAAATTAAAAAGCCTTAAGATTTTATAGAGTGGTCTATATTGGCGGAGATCAAGCTAAACAAAAACAAGTGCAATAAATGTAAAATCTGCGTTGATGCCTGTCCATTTGGTTGTGTCATCTTAGATGACCAATATCCTAGATTCGTAGATTGTCGGTTTTGTGGAATATGTGTTACTAGATGCCCAACTAATGCAATTACAATATTTAAGAAAGAAGAAGTCAGTGCCGATTTAACTTCATATAAAGGGATTATGATATTCGCTGAACAAAGACACGGGAAGATCTCTCCAGTGGTCTATGAGCTCATAGGAAAAGGTGCTGAGCTTGCAAAAAAACTAGGTGAGCCCTTAAAAGCTGTGTTTTTAGGTAATGAGATTATGGATGAAGCGGAAGAATTAATTCGATATGGAGTAGAAGAAGTATACTTGTATCAAAACCCAAAATTAGAAGTTTTCAAGGATGATTCATATAGTCAAATAATTTCTGATCTAGTTCAAGAAGTAAAACCAAGCATAGTATTGATGGGGGCAACATCGATTGGAAGATCCCTTGCGCCGAGGATTTCAGCAATATTAAGAACAGGATTAACAGCGGATTGTACTGGACTCGAGATTGATGAAGATGGTAATCTAATTCAGATTAGACCTGCTTTTGGTGGAAATGTGATGGCAAAAATACTGTGTACTAACAATCGACCTCAGATGGCCACCGTAAGATACAAAGTCATGAAAAAGGCTGAGCTAAAACCGTCTTCAAAAGGAAATGTAAAGGAGATGGTTTTTGATATAGGGAACATCATAAACAGAACAGAAGTTATTGATTTCAAGAAAATGGATA
This genomic interval from Candidatus Bathyarchaeota archaeon contains the following:
- the afpA gene encoding archaeoflavoprotein AfpA; the encoded protein is MIKIVWGITGSGDLLPEVTEELEKLVDTGKVEITTCLSKAAKMVVNWYKLSERIEKISKRVLFEYNANSPFIAGPLQVGKYNSLLVAPATANTVAKIVHGIADTLITNAVAQAQKGGIEIIILPVDQKPGKTTTLLPTGEEKTLIMRDIDIENTEKLKGMKGIKVIEAPEDIRKSYSIF
- a CDS encoding flavodoxin family protein; translation: MENKMLLLGICGSPRIASTDFVVKAALKWAEDKHNLRTEYFTVAGKEVKFCIHCDHCVKTKKGCVFKDDLAKIYSMMENANAWIIGTPVYQGNLSAQTKTILDRCRAISAKNPSILKNKIGGAIAVGGDRVGGQEPSIKTIMDFFIINEMIPVGGGAFGANLGGTIWSKDKMVEGAKEDSVGLKSIYKMVDRLAKMLEIMKS
- a CDS encoding aldehyde ferredoxin oxidoreductase family protein; amino-acid sequence: MAVNGWIGKFLRIDLTKNETKTNSSTSINKEYIGGRGVGQWMLFRHLRSKIPPLHPENLLIVSTGPLTGTMAPASCRTSIDTKNLYTGGVLSSNCGGHIGPELKFAGFDFIIIEGASKSPKYILIKDEEAEIRDAKHLWGKNTWETEQILRKDLADKNLRVASIGIAGENLAKPACIIADRGRAAGRGGIGAIMGSKKLKAIAIRGTGGVELAEPEKFMSEVNRVWYKIDQNKSTEMRRTFGTRAFLSASNELGFLGVRNFQDDFLSLEKAEKVKQDLLNEKYEIRKLACFNCPIYCSHLYRIEYGDNQKLHSEGFQLNVDWDFTGKLDIDDPEALIRINALCTELGLDIDNSSAPISWAFELFEKGIIGTDDTNGLRLEWGNTEVVTELLNKIAKKEGFGKILAEGSKRASEIIGKGSENYISHIKGQDSIEAMRSDLGWALGCSTAARGGGHLDGAFQSHKTPGAGDPTSPNSKAEKVFWFERFKAIVDMMGICYFATVWSNSDLLGPEDISSLFSKATGVSLSTSELILVGQRVRNVEKAFNTIHAGFKRSDDYPPARFMQEPIRSGPKKDCIIDKVSYDRMLDEYYSLHGWDVKTGWQTTGNLEKLNLTEVKEKLQNNGRLINGN
- a CDS encoding FAD-binding oxidoreductase, yielding MYGKITPKLLENLRQIVGKENIIEKGSELEDFSHDETATYVAITQMPDIVLKPGNSEEVAKVLKLAYENLVPVTPRGAGTGLSGGAVPIKGGIVLSLDRLDKIIEIDENDLMMTVESGVPLMKIYEALEDIDLFFPPHPGDESAHIGAAIATNAGGVRTVKYGVMRNFVKGAEVVLPTGKIVNLSGKLLKDNTGYNLLQLLIGSEGTLAIFTKVTLRLLPKPKEMMILLMEYEDVNSAISTVPKLLRTGEIPLGLEYVEREGITPTEKMLGEVWPAKGQAFLMVVVVGNEKDELYSVCEKIAAVGEENGAKDVLLADKKKEQDVIMRIRSNLYEGLKPEMIDLFDVAVPPSKIAEFVEKVKITSSKNKVNLPVYGHAGDGNVHVHIMKKGLGDDWRQKYEQIKKEIFEAGRSLNGAITAEHGIGIQKINDLHYSLSQEEIELMKAIKKIFDPKNILNPGKVLPENSSN
- a CDS encoding electron transfer flavoprotein subunit beta/FixA family protein, which produces MDIIVCIKQVPETTEVKIDPETKTLVREGVPSEINLLDLHAIEESLRIREKFGGKVIVISMGPPQAEEAIRDALAMGCDDGLLISDNAFAGSDTLATWYALALGIKKIGYYDLVICGMKTTDGDTGQVGPGLAQGLGIAHVAYVSKIEEISESHIVVNKMVEDGTEVIKCPLPCLLTVLKGINEPRLPSLKLKIKARKFPIKTWGPKELSGELSRYGLDGSPTQVVEVFNPEPPEKGEMISGTPQVQADKLFNKLKSLKIL
- a CDS encoding FAD-binding protein, translated to MAEIKLNKNKCNKCKICVDACPFGCVILDDQYPRFVDCRFCGICVTRCPTNAITIFKKEEVSADLTSYKGIMIFAEQRHGKISPVVYELIGKGAELAKKLGEPLKAVFLGNEIMDEAEELIRYGVEEVYLYQNPKLEVFKDDSYSQIISDLVQEVKPSIVLMGATSIGRSLAPRISAILRTGLTADCTGLEIDEDGNLIQIRPAFGGNVMAKILCTNNRPQMATVRYKVMKKAELKPSSKGNVKEMVFDIGNIINRTEVIDFKKMDSRVSIVEADIIVSGGKGLGGPDGFESLRELASLLGGGVGASRSAVDEGWIDYSHQVGLSGRTVRPKIYIACGISGSVQHLAGMQTSETIIAINNDPNAPIFKVATYGIVGDLYEVIPELIKKIKTARKV